In Triticum aestivum cultivar Chinese Spring chromosome 5B, IWGSC CS RefSeq v2.1, whole genome shotgun sequence, the following proteins share a genomic window:
- the LOC123117607 gene encoding mucin-5AC, whose translation MAAPALSLILCMLLLSHGSAQARKTVPGEVVAVADRDGASGRERFLGGVVDGAAGGSRRRRELLAGAGATTTRDVFAPVTNPVTVPATNPASPGGIVTVPATNPGTGTGFPINPNLPPLYPEPSATPDPTTMPAPFTNPVAAPTMPAPFTGPVTNPATTPTPVPGTSPITNPATTYPGGAAGGGVAVGSVPTTPVYQAPATTVPTPTTVQPAAGAGTGQSTWCVAKAGVTEAALQDGLDYACGMGGADCSALQPMGSCYNPNTIQAHASYAFNAYYQRSPSPASCDFGGAGMLVATNPSSGACMYQTSAGSGSAAGYSPAATGTTFGPVGVTPSFGPVGTTTGTGPAVSSGGSGSTVLNANNYPGGTSMYGPGNPAGFSDTSSGAALNCSWVLSLIWMFTFAYVKVKV comes from the exons ATGGCAGCTCCGGCTCTCAGCTTGATTTTGTGTATGCTCCTGCTCTCGCACGGCTCGGCGCAGGCCAGGAAGACGGTGCCCGGCGAGGTGGTGGCCGTGGCAGATCGGGATGGAGCGTCGGGCAGGGAGAGGTTCTTGGGTGGTGTTGTTGACGGAGCCGCGGGTGGCTCCCGGCGCCGGCGGGAGCTCCTTGCGGGAGCGGGGGCGACGACGACGCGTGACGTGTTCGCGCCGGTGACCAACCCGGTGACGGTGCCGGCGACCAACCCGGCGTCCCCGGGCGGCATCGTCACCGTGCCGGCGACCAACCCGGGCACGGGCACCGGGTTCCCCATCAACCCCAACCTCCCGCCGCTGTACCCGGAGCCGTCGGCCACGCCCGACCCAACGACGATGCCGGCGCCGTTCACGAACCCGGTCGCCGCGCCGACCATGCCGGCGCCGTTCACCGGCCCGGTCACCAACCCGGccacgacgccgacgccggtgCCCGGCACGTCGCCAATCACCAACCCGGCCACGACGTACCCGGGCGGGGCTGCCGGTGGCGGCGTCGCCGTCGGGAGCGTGCCGACGACCCCGGTGTACCAGGCGCCGGCGACGACGGTGCCGACGCCGACCACGGTGCAGCCGGCGGCGGGGGCCGGGACAGGGCAGTCCACGTGGTGCGTGGCCAAGGCGGGGGTGACGGAGGCGGCGCTGCAGGACGGGCTGGACTACGCGTGCGGCATGGGCGGCGCCGACTGCTCGGCGCTGCAGCCCATGGGCAGCTGCTACAACCCCAACACGATCCAGGCGCATGCCTCCTACGCCTTCAACGCCTACTACCAGCGCAGCCCCTCGCCGGCCAGCTGCGACTTCGGCGGCGCCGGCATGCTCGTCGCCACCAACCCAA GTTCAGGAGCTTGCATGTACCAGACATCAGCAGGTTCAGG TTCTGCCGCCGGCTACAGCCCGGCGGCGACAGGCACCACCTTCGGGCCGGTGGGCGTGACGCCGAGCTTCGGGCCAGTGGGCACCACGACGGGGACAGGACCGGCGGTCAGCAGTGGAGGGTCGGGCTCGACGGTGCTGAATGCGAACAACTACCCCGGCGGGACCTCGATGTACGGCCCGGGCAACCCGGCGGGCTTCTCCGACACCAGCAGCGGCGCCGCCCTTAACTGCAGCTGGGTTCTGTCTCTGATCTGGATGTTCACCTTTGCTTATGTCAAGGTGAAGGTGTAG